CCAGACCCTTGGCCGGCGGTCCGCCTGCCTCGCGTGTATAGGTCGCGGCCACATCGCGGATCACCGTGTCCGCCTCGCCGGCCGCGGCGCCGCTGGTCGCATAGATGTAGGCCGCTGGAGTGTTATGCAGAGTCCGGTCACACCAGGTCGGCGGCCAGTTGTCCGGGTTCTTCAGAAGCATGGTGGGGCCGCATCCGGTGGCCGCAGCCAGCCAAGCCGTGCACAGAAGGCACCCCCACGACGGGTCCTGAAAGACGCGACCGCGGTTCATTTAGAGACTCCAGCCGTGAATAGGAGGCCCATACCCGGACCCCTGCTCACCCAGTTCGCCCGGGCAGCGACGTTCAGTTGTAACAAACACCGTGGCCAGGCGGAAGTCAGCCGGACCGAAGGCCTGAAAGGTGAGATCGGGCGTGATCGCCGAGGCTACCGCCCTCGTCAAGGGAGTCCGCGGGTGGTTGGCTGCCGACCGCTCCTGCCCTACCGCCTTCAATTTGCCGCACCCAAGCGGGTTCCGGACGCCTCAAGCCGGAGAAGCTGCGACGATCGAAGATCACGCCTACCCAGGGATAACTCAACTCCGGCCGGCAACGACCGATATTACTCTCCAGGAGTTTGGATTATCGGATGCACAGGACATGCAGACCGGCACGGAATAGCGGATTTTGAACATGAGTTCGCGGACACCGATACCGATAATCCATGGGCTTCGCGGGGCGCAAACCGAAATTGCGCCTGCGTCTGACGCGCAAGTCAGGTCCGAGCCGGAGGCCCGGGCCGCCCAGGCGAAAGGGAACGGTGAACCGACGCCAGCTGTAGCCGTGAACCACGGGCGGGAGACCCGTAACACGGAACACGCCCGAGCCACGAAGGCCAGCCGCCCGCCTGGCAACGAGATGTGGCGGCGTTGGATCAGACATGCCCCGGCCGTTACCACATCAGGCGGCGGTGGTGGCGGCCGGGCGCTCCTTTTCTCGTACACATTCCCCCCTACCGGCGGGAGCGGTGTTCAGCGACCCGCGAAGCTCTGCAAGTACCTGGGCGAGTTCGGCTGGCAGGTCGAAGTGTTGGCTGCCGGGCATGATCGGTTTCCATGGCACGATCCCACCCTGAGCACGGACATACCGCGTCACTGCCGCGTTCACCGGGTCGTGGGCCACGAGCCCGCGTGCCTGGCGGCCAGGATGGTCTCGCCCCTCAGGAATCTGCCGGGGCTCGACGATCGGCGATGCCGCTGGGTCGAGGACCGATTGTACTGGCGACTTCTCGGCATGGCCGAGCGGATGGGACGGGGCAGCGGCGAATCCTGGTGGGTCGGGCCAGCGAGCCGGGCGGCCATTCAGCGGCACCGGGAACGCGGGTTCGACGCAATCATCTCGACGGGGCCGCCGACCTTCGTGCACCTTGCCGCCCTGAGGGTGGCCCAGGCCACAGGTCTGCCCTGGGTGGCCGACGTCCGCGACCCGCTGGTAAGCGATTTCGATCGCGGCCGCCCGGACGATGCCCAGCTCGACACGATGCGCCGACTCGAACAGACGGTCATGCATGAAGCGGCGGTTGTGGTGACGACCACCAAGGCTCTGGCCAACGACTTCCTGGAGCGCCACCCGGTTCGGCGGCCGGACAATACGCTGGCGATCACCAATGGTTTTGACCGCGAGGATCTGGCCTGCGCCCTCGGTGTTGACGGAGCGGAGCAGGAAAGCGCTGTTGTCTCAGGCACGCAAGACCCGGCCCACGCCTCCACGGACGCGTACCCGGATGCGTGCGTCCTGGCGGCGGTGGGAGCGTTCTACGGACGGCGAGAGCTGAGCGGGTTCGTGACTCCACTGGCCCAGGTACTGGAGAGGCGTCCCGAGTGGCGCGGGCGAGTGCGTCTGGTCGTAGCCGGCACGCTGGACAAGCAGCAGCGGCTGCTATGGGATCGGCATCGGCCGGACTGGCTGGAGATTGAGGGGTATCTGGATCACGCCTCGGCGATCCGACGGACGGCGAAGGCGGCCTGTTGCCTGTTCGTGGCCCCGGACTGCTACCACAGCCGGCACTGCATCCCGGCCAAACTGTTCGAACTGCTGGCGCTGCCGACCCACCTGCTCGGACTGGTGCCTTCGGGCAGTGAGACGGAAGCCATCGCGCGATGCGCGGGCGGCGCCACCACGGTTCCGTTCGAGCAGCCGCAGCAAGTGGGGGCCGCACTGGAGCGCATCATTAGCGCGTACCTCCGCGGGCAACTCGAGAACCAGCGAAACTGGCCGGTCCTGGACACCTATGACCGCAGAGTGGTCGCCGGGCGATTCGCCGAGGTCCTGGCCCGCGTTACCCGCTCAGCCGGTATCCAGAAAGACGAGTGAATGGCGAGACGGACCATCCAGCGGCTAACCTTCGTGACCGACGCGCCCGGCTTCGGCGGCGCCGAGCGGTACGTCGTGGCGATGGCCAACGCAGCCCAGCGCCGAGGCATCGAACCGCACATCTACTGGACACCCATTCCCGGCAGTGATCTCGCCGCATTCGATTCAGCGAAGGAGGCGGGCGTCGCGGTCACCTGCGTGCCCATTCCGCGCACGCGCGGCTGGGGCGGTGTGGTCTCCGAATTCCGGGCGATGCTCCCCCGACAGCGACCGGATGGACTGATCATCAACGCCTGCGGACGCCCGCGGTTCTGGATCCTGCCCTGCCTGGCGCGTCTGGCCGCCGCTCCCGCCGTGTGGGTGCACCAGATGGTCGACGGGCGTGATTACCGACGGCTGCCTCCCAGCAGGTTCCGGGGCACGATGGATGGCTTTCACTGGTGGCGTGTCCCTCAGGCCGTTCGACATCGACTCGCGGGGATGGCCGCGTCCTCGGTGGTCGTATTGAATGCCGAGGATGGTAGTCGAGTCGTGCGGCAGCAGGGAATCGATCACACCAAGATCCGGATCGTTCCCCACGGCGTCGATCTCGAGCGGTTCACGTTCCGGGCCGAAGGTCGCGAGCGGCTTCGACGAGCGTGGCAGATCGGCTCTGGCGGGGGCCCCGCCCCTTTCCTGCTGGGCACGGCCGTCAGGCTGGTCACCGGCAAAGGGGTGGAACCGCTGATCGAAGCCACGGCCCTCCTCTCCCGCCGGGGCATTGCCATCCGGCTGGTGGTCGCGGGCGACGGCGAGGATCGAGGGAGCATGGTTCAGCTCGCCGAGCGGCGTGGCATCAGCGACCGCGTCACATTCGCCGGATTCGTGGCCGACATGCCCGCCTTTCACAGCGCCCTGGATGGCTTCGCCCTGTGCAGCGTGACGGAGTCTTTTGGACTATCGCTGGCGGAAGCGATGGCCTGCGAGCGGCCGGTGATTGGCACGCCGACGGCCGGAGCGACGCGGCAGATCGAGGACCGCCGGACCGGGCGGCTGCTGAGGACGTTCGAGCCGGCCGAGCTGGCGGACGCGATTGCGGACCTGGCGGAGGACCCGGTCGGCTGCGCGACCATGGGCCGTGCCGGGCGGGACAGTGTCCGCCGGCAGTTCAGCATCGACCTGACGCTGGAGCGTACGCTGCGTGCCCTGCGTGGCCCCGCCCGGGAGCGATCCTCGCTTCGCTGGCCGGGAATGGGAGAGTCTCTCTTCGAGGCCATGACCTCGGAGGATGGACCCGTCAACGGGTCGATTATCGGAACCACGGTCCTTCGGCCGAGGTGTCAGACTCCCGTCCGATAGCTTGAGTCGTCCCCCGCAAACTCCGATAAAACAGCCGTGAGAATCATGGTGCTCCGCAATGAGCCACCGTGGCCGCTGTGTCACGGCGGAAGACTCCATACCTACGAGCTGTGCCGAAGGCTGGCTCGCCGCCACGACGTGCTCGTGGTGGCCGAACACCCCGGCGAGGGTGACGTTCCCCCCCTGCCTTTCGCATGCCGAGCGGCCCGTGCTCACCGGTTGTTTGACGACGATCCCGGCTTGGCGGAAGAGGGTATCCGCCTCAGTCGATCGGAGCGGTTCTTCGGCATTGAGGCGTCGTATGTCCGTGACGTGAGCCGCCTGGCCCGCGAGTGGCGGGCGGAGGTGGTCATCGGCATGAGCTACCAGGCACTCTCCTGCCTGTCGCGCATCCGCGGGGTCCCGACGATCGCGGACCTGCAGGACGACGAAGTGTTACACCTTCTCCGTGAGTGTCTCCATGGTCGCACGACCGGCCGGTGGACGAATCTCAAGGGCCTGCTGAGTACGCTGTTCTATCAGCGGGCACACCTTGCCGGAATCACCGCCGTCACCATGCTCTCGGAGGGCGATCGCCGGTTCTGTCGCTGGTACACGGGGCATCCACGAATCGTGTGTATTCCACATGGAGTCGACTGCGAGCGATATGCTCCGCGCGATGCGCCGGTGGACGAGAACCTGATCGCCTTCTGGGGCGGACTGACTTTCGATCCGAACATCAACGCCATTCTGTTCTTCGCCGACCGGGTCTGGCCGATCGTCCGCCGGCACCGTCCACAGGCCCGCTGGTCGATCATCGGCTGGGGCGACTCGCCGCACCTGACCAGGATTCGACAGATGCCGGGGGTCGAGTTCCGTGGATTCGTCGAGGATTTGCGGCCGGAGATCGCCCGGGCGGCGGTGGCGATCGTTCCCATGCTGACCGGTACGGGCATCAAGAACAAGATCATGGAAGCCTGGGCGATGGGCAAGCCGGTGCTGTGCACGCGGCGGGCGCTGGGCAACCTGCCGGGTACCCATGGCGAGAACGTCTGGCTGGCCGATTCACCGCGCGACCTAGCCGACGGACTAATCGAGCTGCTGGACATGCCCGCTCTGCGTTTGAAGATCGGTCGATCCGCGCGGGCGACGGCCATCGAACACTGTTCCTGGGACCAGGCCGCCCGCCAACTCGAGCAGCTTTGCGATGACTTGGCCCATCCTGTGGCCGACCGGCGGTTCGGCGGCAGACTAGACCGGGCGTACCCCCAGGCAGCGGAGTGTCCGTCAGCATGATCGTCCACACCGATTGCCGGCATTTCGATGGCTACAAGCCGTGCGCGCCGCACAAGCGGTCCGGGGCCCATTGTGAGAACTGCGCCAGTTACGACTCGACAAGTGAGAGCATTCTGATCCTCAAGCTGGGCGCTGCCGGCGAGGTGATTCGCTGCACGCCGATTCTCCGTTATCTCCGACGCAACCACCCGAGCGCCCGGCTGGTCTGGATGACCGAGTTCCCCGATCTGATTCCCGACGGCTGGGTTGACAGGGTCATTCGGCCCACGTGGCAGAACGCGGAGTGGATTCGCGCCCAACGGTGGAGCCTGGTGCTGAGTCTGGACAAGGACCCGTTCACCTGTGCCATGACCCGGCAACTCGCGGCAGATCGAGTCAAGGGATTCAGCCTGGACGACCGCGGCCGAATCGTCGCGGCCGACCGGGACGCCGCCCACAAATGGCACACCGGGCTGTTCGATGACTTCATGAAAGCGAACACCCGCCATTATGTCCAGGAAATCTTCGAGCTGTGCGGCTGGGGCTACGATGGGGAGACCTATGTCCTGCCTGATCCCGAGGCAGGCGAAGCCATCGAGATTCCTGGGGAAGGGCCGGTCATCGGCTTGAACACCGGAGCTGGAGCGGCCTGGCCCACGCGGATCTGGCCGGAAGAGAACTTCGCCCTGCTGACTGGCGAACTGAAGCGGCTGGGGCTGCGACCGCTGTTCCTGGGCGGCCCGGACGAACACCATAAGAACCTGCGTTTGGCCGGAGCCACCGGGGCCGCTTACGCCGGGACACGACCGCTTCGTCAGTTCCTCGGCCTGGTCGAGACCTGCGATGTCGTGGTCACGGCGGTCACCATGGCCCTGCACATGGCCATCGGCCTGGGCAAGCGAATCGTGCTTTTCAACAACGTGTTCAACCGGCACGAATTCCATCTTTACGGTCGCGGTCGGATCCTCGAGCCGGCGCTGGGCTGCCTGGCGTGCTACAAGAGCCGGTTCGACAGGGGTTGTCCGGTGACCAACTGCATGGAACGAATTGCGGTAGGGTGCGTGGTCGCAGCCGTCGTGGAACAAGTCCGCCAGCTTGATCCCGTCGTGCGAACGACGAAGGTGACGGAAGGAGGCGCCGTCCATGCCGCTTCGTAGCATCGCGTTTCTGTTGAGCTTCATCGGCAGCAGCACGGCCGCGTTCGTGGTTCCTGTGCTGGGCGTGCTGTTCTACGTGGCCCTGTATCACCTCTATCCGGAGAGTGCCTGGTGGGGCAAGCCGCTGCGCCCGCTTGGGATTCGTTATTCGTTTGTCTGCGGCTTGTGCCTGCTGATCGGGACCGCGCTGAACCTGAACCGGCTACGGTTTGGCCAGCGCTTCTTCCATCCGGTGGAATGGCTGTTGCTCGCCCTCTTCGGGTGCATGTTCCTGTCCGCGGCGATCCTGCCGGAATGGAACGCCCGCACGGAAGAGCACATGGACAAGATGAGCAAGGTGTTCTTGTTCACCTTCCTCATGTCCCACGTGCTTGTTTCCCGGAACCAGCTCTGGCAGTTCGCGGTGCTGCTGACCGCGGTCTCGCTTTACCTCGGCCACGAGGCCAAGACCGCCCCGCCGGGAGCCTTTACCGGCAGCCGACTGGACGGTATCGGCGGGCCGGACTTCCAGGAATCGGCCGGGCTGGCGATTCACTTGTTCGCCCTGCTGCCGTTCGTCGCGGTCGTTTTCAAAGCACGGAAGCTCTGGCTGAAGGGGCTCGCCTTCCTGGCGGCCTGCTACAGCATGAACGCGATTCTTCTGTGCCGGGCCCGGTCGGCGTTTCTGGCGGCCATCGTTGGCGGCCTCATGGCCCTCTGGTACATCCCCCGACGGCACCGCCGATGGGTGGTGGTCGTCCTCCTCCTGGGTACGGCCGGCGGCATCATCTTGAGCGACAACTGGTTCTGGGAGCGCATGGTCACGATCTTCAGTTCCGCCGAGGAACGCGACGCGTCGGCGGCCTCGCGTCTGATCATCTGGCAAGGTGCTCTGAAGATGGTCCGCGAGTATCCGTGGGGCGTGGGTGTGGGCCGATTCCGCGACATGATCGGGCGATACATCGACGACCCGAGTTTTGCCTACCGCGACGCCCATAACAGCTTCGTCATCTGTGCCACCGAAATCGGGGTGCCGGGACTCCTGGCCTACACGGCCGTTCTGACCGCGTCATGGATCACTCTCTCCCGGCTGGCACAGCGGGTACCCCGGACGGTAGTGAATGGCGATCTGTTCGAGATGCTGATCTTCGCCAATCGGCTGGCCTTGATCGTCTACGTCGTATCCGGGTTCTTCGTCAGTCGATTCTACGTCGAAGGTTTCTGGTGGTTCGTGGCCCTCCCTGTCTGCCTGCAGCGTGCAGTGGAGAACGAAATCAGGGTGGAGCGCGAGGAGGCTTTTGTCCTCCAGGCGAGATTGAACATGGAGATGAACCCGGCGCCGGGGTGGCTCATGCCTCCCCATGTACCAGCGCCGGCACGATGAGGTCCCCAATGCCACATCCCGCTCAATATCAAAGGGACCCGCACCTGGTGCGGCGAGTCAACCAGCTCTACCACGAGCTGACCCGGGACTCGTTCGACACCGAGCATGAACAGCGATTCGCCGTTGAGCGACCTTTCTGGGAGCTGGTCGGCGACGTCGCCCTGAGAAACCGTTTGCCGCGCGCCCCGACGGGGACCGCGCCGCTCGAGGCTCGCCTTGTGATCGACCTCTGCTGCGGAACAGGTTTCGTCACCGAGACGCTGGGGCGGAAGATGAGCGGCCGCGACCGCATCATGGCAATGGACGTCAGCGAAGCGCCCTTGAACACCACGGCCCGCAAATGGAGCCAGCATTCCGCGGCACGGGTGGATCGTCCCCGGTTGACCCGCGTCGCTACTGACGCCCAACGACTGCCGCTGGCCGACAACTGCGCCGACCTCGTCGCCATCAACGCCTCGCTGCATCACGTGCCTTCTCCCCGGATCGTGCTGGGCGAGGTGGACCGCATCCTGCGCCCCGGGGGCTTCTTTGCCCTCGGTTTCGAGCCCAATCAAGCTTTCTTCAGTTCGCGGCCGCTGCGCGGCTTCTCCACGGGCTTGAGCCGCGTGAGCTGGTACCTGAGCCCCGGGCAGAACCGCCGGCGACTGATTCAGCTGACCGACCGCTGGGGACTGCAAGGGAAGGGCGTTTCCCACCGAACCCGCCTGCGTCCCGGTGAGCCGCCGGAAGGGGACGTCCTCGCCGAACTCATGAATGAACGGCTGCTGAACGAGGGATTGATTGTCGGTCCCGTGTCGCCCGCCGGCCTGCTCGACCTCGTGGATTGTCACGCCCGCGGCGGTGACGAAGGTGGCGGATTCCAGCCGCTGGGGCTGATTCGTCACTCTCTGCCCGACTACTTCGCCTACCTGTTCGAGTCCTCCGACTACCTCGGCGAAACGGGACGCCGTTGGCCGCGGGTTCGCCAGCTGGTGGACTCCACCCTGCGAATGATCGCTCCCGAGCACGGTTCCCTGTTCAGCTGGCTGTTGCGGAAACCCTCTCCGGACGGAGGCCACGGTGCATGAAGGCCCAGCCCGCCACGTTCGGCGCCCAGCCCCATCGCCACCCCCGTGTTCCGACCGAAGCGCGGCCGGCACGGGTTCTCCACGTGGTGGCGGACCTGACCGGCGGGGGGATGGAATGGTCCTTGCTCCGTTTGCTGGGCGGACTGAGCAGGCAGTCGCACCGCAAAGGCCTCGAGACGTGGGGGCTGCACGGCGTCTGCGTCCTTCGTGATGGGGAGGAGAGGATGCTCGACCAATGCCGCGGCCTGGCCAGCACCTGGGTCCTGGGCAGTCAAAACCTCGGAGACGAGACCGGCCGCCGCGGTCTCTGGGCAAGACTGGCCAAGATCATCGACCTCTTCGGTGCCGACGTGGTCCATGCCCGAGCGACGGGAACGTGGTTTGACGCCGCGGCGGCACTGCCGCGAGGACGAGGACCGAAACTGATCCTCAGCTTCCACGGTTTCACTGACCTCGCACCACTCTCCTGGCGAAGGCGATTCAGCCATGCCTGGGCGACGCGCCGGGCCCACGCCCTCCTGACCGTGTCGAGAGATTCCGCCCGAATGCTGCACCACAGCTGGGGAGTCCCCGCGGGCAAGATTCACACGATCTCCAACGGTGTGGACACCGATCTGTTCCGGCCGTTCAAGGACGCGGCGGAGCGGGCCGCGATCCGGGACCGGCTGGGGCTCTCCGAACAAGGCCCGGTCGTCATATGCCTGGCGAACCTCGTCAAGATCAAGCGGATCGACGCTCTCATGTCCATCTGGCCGACGATTATCGCGACACATCCGGCGGCTCATCTTGTTCTGATCGGTGAAGGGCCGCTGCGTTCCGAACTGACGGGGCTTGCGTGTCGCCTGGGCTGCACGGCCAGTGTCTCCTTTCTCGGCACACGACATGATGTGCACGAACTGCTGAGGGCGGGTGATCTCCTGGTCGTGCCCAGCTGCTACGAGGCCAGCTCGAACGCCGTGCTTGAGGGTATGGCCACCGGCCTGCCGATGGTGGCCTTCAACGTCGGCGGCCTGGGCGAGCAGATCATTCCCGGCGAGACCGGCTGGCTCGTTCCCCCGGACAGCCCCGGCGACTTGGCGACCGCCATCATTGAGGCTCTGAGTGACACCCGCACATGCAAGCAGTACGGACGGGCGGCGCGCCGGGCGGCCGTCGACCATCACGGTCTGCGCGTCTGGCTGAATCGCTACGAATCGCTCTACACCGACCTGGCCGCCGGACGAAGCCTGATCGCAATTCGAGGGGAGGAGGCGCCGTCGTGTGCGGGATAGCAGGCATGGTACACTTCGACGGGCTGCCACCCGAACGGCACGATATCGGGGCGCGGATGGCCGGCACCCTGCGTCACCGCGGCCCCGACGACCGCGGACTCTTCTGCGACGGCTTCGTCAGCCTGGGCCATTCGCGTCTGAGCATCATCGATCTGGAAAACGGCCGCCAGCCGCTGCCCAACGAGGACGGCACTGTCTGGGTGGTGTTCAACGGCGAGATCTACAACTACCGGCCGCTTTCCGGCATGCTCCAGTCTCGCGGACACGAGTTCAAGACCCGCAGCGACACCGAGGTTCTCGTGCACCTCTACGAGGATTTCGGCGAGTCCTTCGTCGAGCACCTCCATGGAATGTTCGCGATTGCCCTGTGGGACATCCGCCAACGGAAACTGGTCCTGGCTCGCGACCGTCTGGGCATCAAGCCGCTCTACTGGTATACCGACGGCGAGCGAGTCGCATTCGGATCGGAACTCAAGGCGGTGCTGGCTGACGGCGACGTGCCGCGAGACATTGACCCCGCCGCGATGATCGATTTCCTGGCGCTCGGTCATGTGCCGGCGCCTCGAACGGTCTTCAAGGGCATTCGCAAGTTGGAGCCGGGGCACATGGCGGTGTGCCGCACCTCGGGCGTCGCCTTGCGCCGTTGGTGGGATATCCCCTTCGGCGAGGAACCTCCGGAGCCAGCCACGGCCGAAGAGAGCCGGCGGTGGACCGATCAGTTCGCGGATCTGCTGGAGGACGCGGTCCGAATGCGCCTCGTCGCCGATGTGTCGGTCGGTGCATTCCTGAGCGGGGGCGTCGACTCGGCATCGGTGACTGCGGCCATGTGCCGCCAAGCCGGCGGCACGGTCCTGACGCACACGGTCGGATTCGACGAAGGCGACCATGACGAGCGGGCATGCGCCTGCCAGGTGGCGCAAGCGTTGGGCACCGATCACCGCGAGGTCATGGTGCGACCCGACGGGGTGTGGGCCGCCGAGACGCTGGTCCGCCATTTTGACGAACCGTTCGCCGACCCTTCGGCGGTAGCGACGCTCTACCTCTCGAGGATCGCCCGGGAACGAGTCAAAGTTGCCCTGGCCGGGGACGGCGGGGACGAACTGCTGGCCGGCTACCGGCGTTATCGCTTCGACATGGCCGAGTCCGCTTTGCGGGCTCGGACTCCGGCGTGGCTACGACGTTCAGCCGCGAGATATGCGGGATGGCTGTATCCCCAGGCCGACTGGCTGCCCCGCCCCTTGCGGGCCAGACGGACCTTGCAGAACCTCGCGGGCGATGACGCCACCGCCCACTTGCGAAGCGTGGCCCTGATGGGCGGCATCCTGCCGGAGCTGGTGCTCCGGCCGGAAGTCCGCAGTCTGGCAAACGACCACGATCCCTTTCTTCGGGGACGAGAGCTGTTTCACCGGTGTCCGGCGAAACGGCTGCTCAACCGTTTCCTCTACGTCGATCTGAAGACCTTCATGGCAGACGAGATTCTGACCAAGGTTGACCGGACGAGCATGGCCGTCGGACTCGAGGTCCGCGCTCCGCTGCTCGACTACCGGCTGGTGGAACTGGCGGCGAGACTGCCGATCAGCCTGAAGCTGGCTGGCGGTCGCGGGAAGGTGATTCTCCGCGACACCTGTTCCCGCTGGCTGGGCAACGCTGTTGCCGACCGGCCCAAGCACGGTTTCGACGTCCCGACGGACAAGTGGTTCCGAGGCCCGTTGCGCGCCATGGCCCACGACTTGCTCACTGGGTCTGACAGCCGCTCTCGCGAGTGGCTCGAGGCCAAGGCCGTCAACCGCCTGCTCCGCAACCACGATCGTGGCATCCGAGCGAACGGAAGAGCCTTGTGGACCGTTCTCAACCTGGAGCTGTGGGCCAGAGCGTACGCTTGAGAGGAGGCGAAAGTAGAGAGCTGAGCAGGGCCATTCCAGATCCTTGAACCACCGAATAGACATCTGGCGGCTCTGTTTCGTAGTTCTGCGAATCGATGGTTCCCATGCGCTTCTTGACGACGACAATGTGCTATCCGACACCGGCCGACCCCGACCAGGGCATCTTCGTCCAGCGACGAGCGCTGGCCCTGGCCCGATGTGCGGGAGTCGATGTGCGGGTTGTCGCGCCTCAACTGTGGTGCCCCGGCCTGCGAGCCAGCCGCTCGTTCCCCGACCAGGCAGGTCCGCTGCCGGTGGCATACCCTCGGATGATCAGCGTACCGGGGCTCAGTTGGGTCTGCGATGGTCTGGCCTACGCACGAGCCTTGGAGCGAGCCATCGTCGTCGAGCGGCAGCGAAGCGGGCACGACTTCGATCTGATCGACGCCCACTTCGAGTATCCCGACGGTGTGGGTGCCTGGCTCGCCGGCCGACGCTTGGGACTCCCTGTCGCGGTCACCGTCAGAGGCAAAATCGTCTCCTTGTCACGCAGGGCGATCCGGCGAATGCAGATCGGGGCCATGCTCCGGGGTGTTGACGCGCTCATCGCGGTCAGCGCGAGCCTGGCCGCCTGGATACACAAGATCGGCGGATCGGATCTCTCGGTGAATATCATCCCCAACGGGATCGACGAGGCGATCTTTCATCCCATGAACCAAGCGGACGCCAAGTCAAGGCTGGGATGGGACGCAAGGGTACGATACGTACTGGCCGTCGGCCATCTGCAGCGTGTGAAAGGCTTCGATCTGCTCGTCGAAGTCCTGCCCGGCGTGCGGAGGGCCATGGGAGACGTTCGACTTGTCCTGGCGGGCAGCCGTCGCGGCGAACCGCGATTCCGAGCCCGGCTGGAAAGAGCCATCACCCGCATCAACGCGTCCCAGGGTGGCGCCCCCTCCATTCAGTTTACCGGCCCGGTGTCCGGCACGCAGTTGAACCTGATGTACAACGCGGCCGACCTGTTCGTTACTGCCTCGCGGAGCGAAGGCTGGAGCAACGCGATCAGCGAGGCCCTGGCCGCCGGTACGCCGGTCGTTGCGACTGATGTTGGCGGCAATCGCGAGCAGATCTGCTCAGAAGAGATGGGAACTCTGGTATCGGGCGGCGATCTGAACGCGCTCCGGAAGGCGATGGTCAACGCCCTGTCCAAGGAGTGGAACCGGGCGGTCATCGCGGCCCATGGCAGGCGCCGGACCCATGATCGCGTCGCCGAGGAAGTTCTGGCGGTATTCAAGCGGATCCTCGCGAGCCCTTCGTCATCCACGGCCGCTGCCGGCCGGGACGTGGAGACAGCTCCTCCGCCTGGCCGCGGGGCATCCACCGTGGAGGTGCCCGCATGAACCCATGGCTGGCAGGCCACCTCTTCTGGCCGCTTACCGAGCGGTTGGTCGGGCGAGACACGATGCGACGCTTCGACGATCTGTGCCGGAGCGAAGGATGGTCAACCGAGCGGCGCCGCGATCTGCAGGCTCGGAAGCTGCGGCGAATCCTCCGCTCAGCAGCCCAGCACTGCCCGTTCTACGCCCGACGGTTCCGCGACGCCGGCCTGAATCCGGCTGACCCCCACCTCGGACCCGACGACCTTCGCTGCCTGCCCGTGCTGACCCGAGCGGAAA
The Phycisphaerae bacterium genome window above contains:
- a CDS encoding glycosyltransferase, whose protein sequence is MKAQPATFGAQPHRHPRVPTEARPARVLHVVADLTGGGMEWSLLRLLGGLSRQSHRKGLETWGLHGVCVLRDGEERMLDQCRGLASTWVLGSQNLGDETGRRGLWARLAKIIDLFGADVVHARATGTWFDAAAALPRGRGPKLILSFHGFTDLAPLSWRRRFSHAWATRRAHALLTVSRDSARMLHHSWGVPAGKIHTISNGVDTDLFRPFKDAAERAAIRDRLGLSEQGPVVICLANLVKIKRIDALMSIWPTIIATHPAAHLVLIGEGPLRSELTGLACRLGCTASVSFLGTRHDVHELLRAGDLLVVPSCYEASSNAVLEGMATGLPMVAFNVGGLGEQIIPGETGWLVPPDSPGDLATAIIEALSDTRTCKQYGRAARRAAVDHHGLRVWLNRYESLYTDLAAGRSLIAIRGEEAPSCAG
- a CDS encoding glycosyltransferase → MRIMVLRNEPPWPLCHGGRLHTYELCRRLARRHDVLVVAEHPGEGDVPPLPFACRAARAHRLFDDDPGLAEEGIRLSRSERFFGIEASYVRDVSRLAREWRAEVVIGMSYQALSCLSRIRGVPTIADLQDDEVLHLLRECLHGRTTGRWTNLKGLLSTLFYQRAHLAGITAVTMLSEGDRRFCRWYTGHPRIVCIPHGVDCERYAPRDAPVDENLIAFWGGLTFDPNINAILFFADRVWPIVRRHRPQARWSIIGWGDSPHLTRIRQMPGVEFRGFVEDLRPEIARAAVAIVPMLTGTGIKNKIMEAWAMGKPVLCTRRALGNLPGTHGENVWLADSPRDLADGLIELLDMPALRLKIGRSARATAIEHCSWDQAARQLEQLCDDLAHPVADRRFGGRLDRAYPQAAECPSA
- a CDS encoding glycosyltransferase family 4 protein, which produces MARRTIQRLTFVTDAPGFGGAERYVVAMANAAQRRGIEPHIYWTPIPGSDLAAFDSAKEAGVAVTCVPIPRTRGWGGVVSEFRAMLPRQRPDGLIINACGRPRFWILPCLARLAAAPAVWVHQMVDGRDYRRLPPSRFRGTMDGFHWWRVPQAVRHRLAGMAASSVVVLNAEDGSRVVRQQGIDHTKIRIVPHGVDLERFTFRAEGRERLRRAWQIGSGGGPAPFLLGTAVRLVTGKGVEPLIEATALLSRRGIAIRLVVAGDGEDRGSMVQLAERRGISDRVTFAGFVADMPAFHSALDGFALCSVTESFGLSLAEAMACERPVIGTPTAGATRQIEDRRTGRLLRTFEPAELADAIADLAEDPVGCATMGRAGRDSVRRQFSIDLTLERTLRALRGPARERSSLRWPGMGESLFEAMTSEDGPVNGSIIGTTVLRPRCQTPVR
- a CDS encoding O-antigen ligase family protein, producing MPLRSIAFLLSFIGSSTAAFVVPVLGVLFYVALYHLYPESAWWGKPLRPLGIRYSFVCGLCLLIGTALNLNRLRFGQRFFHPVEWLLLALFGCMFLSAAILPEWNARTEEHMDKMSKVFLFTFLMSHVLVSRNQLWQFAVLLTAVSLYLGHEAKTAPPGAFTGSRLDGIGGPDFQESAGLAIHLFALLPFVAVVFKARKLWLKGLAFLAACYSMNAILLCRARSAFLAAIVGGLMALWYIPRRHRRWVVVVLLLGTAGGIILSDNWFWERMVTIFSSAEERDASAASRLIIWQGALKMVREYPWGVGVGRFRDMIGRYIDDPSFAYRDAHNSFVICATEIGVPGLLAYTAVLTASWITLSRLAQRVPRTVVNGDLFEMLIFANRLALIVYVVSGFFVSRFYVEGFWWFVALPVCLQRAVENEIRVEREEAFVLQARLNMEMNPAPGWLMPPHVPAPAR
- a CDS encoding glycosyltransferase family 9 protein, coding for MIVHTDCRHFDGYKPCAPHKRSGAHCENCASYDSTSESILILKLGAAGEVIRCTPILRYLRRNHPSARLVWMTEFPDLIPDGWVDRVIRPTWQNAEWIRAQRWSLVLSLDKDPFTCAMTRQLAADRVKGFSLDDRGRIVAADRDAAHKWHTGLFDDFMKANTRHYVQEIFELCGWGYDGETYVLPDPEAGEAIEIPGEGPVIGLNTGAGAAWPTRIWPEENFALLTGELKRLGLRPLFLGGPDEHHKNLRLAGATGAAYAGTRPLRQFLGLVETCDVVVTAVTMALHMAIGLGKRIVLFNNVFNRHEFHLYGRGRILEPALGCLACYKSRFDRGCPVTNCMERIAVGCVVAAVVEQVRQLDPVVRTTKVTEGGAVHAAS
- a CDS encoding class I SAM-dependent methyltransferase, with amino-acid sequence MRRVNQLYHELTRDSFDTEHEQRFAVERPFWELVGDVALRNRLPRAPTGTAPLEARLVIDLCCGTGFVTETLGRKMSGRDRIMAMDVSEAPLNTTARKWSQHSAARVDRPRLTRVATDAQRLPLADNCADLVAINASLHHVPSPRIVLGEVDRILRPGGFFALGFEPNQAFFSSRPLRGFSTGLSRVSWYLSPGQNRRRLIQLTDRWGLQGKGVSHRTRLRPGEPPEGDVLAELMNERLLNEGLIVGPVSPAGLLDLVDCHARGGDEGGGFQPLGLIRHSLPDYFAYLFESSDYLGETGRRWPRVRQLVDSTLRMIAPEHGSLFSWLLRKPSPDGGHGA